A portion of the Mesobacillus sp. AQ2 genome contains these proteins:
- a CDS encoding PP2C family serine/threonine-protein phosphatase, with translation MIQQFKDKIELYAYQTIKEGKLECGDSYYYTATDDYFVCVVADGLGSGQYAHEASAAVVSVVEQHHHEDVDTLMKYCNNILVQKRGAAVSIFKVYFESRQFVYSCVGNIRFFLYAPNGKLTYPLPVTGYLSGKPQVFHTQRFVYEPDSKFLIYSDGFDIHGAKTLLKGYRSVAAVAEQIKREYANSMDDATFIVGSLL, from the coding sequence ATGATCCAACAGTTCAAGGACAAAATAGAACTTTATGCTTACCAGACAATCAAAGAAGGTAAATTAGAGTGCGGTGACAGTTACTATTATACAGCCACCGATGATTATTTTGTCTGTGTAGTAGCAGATGGACTCGGGTCAGGACAATACGCGCATGAAGCATCTGCGGCGGTCGTTTCAGTAGTCGAACAGCACCATCATGAAGATGTTGATACACTCATGAAATACTGCAACAACATTCTGGTGCAAAAACGCGGGGCTGCTGTATCGATCTTCAAGGTCTACTTCGAAAGCCGTCAATTCGTGTACAGCTGCGTCGGGAATATCCGCTTTTTCCTCTATGCGCCAAACGGCAAATTGACGTATCCTTTGCCGGTTACAGGTTATCTTTCAGGGAAGCCGCAAGTATTCCACACCCAACGATTTGTTTACGAGCCAGATTCAAAATTCCTGATCTACTCAGATGGGTTTGATATCCATGGCGCAAAAACACTTTTGAAGGGATACCGGTCCGTAGCAGCCGTCGCGGAACAAATCAAAAGGGAATACGCAAACTCAATGGATGATGCAACTTTTATTGTGGGAAGTCTACTATAG
- a CDS encoding Tex family protein translates to MTQTMDKQDQYVKIIAKEQSLAAKQVQSVISLIAEGNTVPFIARYRKEMTGALDEVQIRDIVERWQYIQNLEQRKEEVIRLIEEQGKLTDELKANIEKSIKLQEVEDLYRPYKQKRRTKATAAKEKGLEPLAQWMLEFPVSGSLEGKAGEFLSEEKGVESVEDAIAGAKDIIAEIISDDAESRKWIRSETFKTGSIESAVKNEEQDEKNVYEMYYEYSEPVSKVVPHRILALNRGEKEDLLRVSIKPKTEMIMSYLQRKWISKNHSVTTTSVTEAIEDAYKRLIQPSIEREIRNELTEKAEEQAIHIFSENLRKLLLQPPLKGKVVLGVDPAFRTGCKLAAVDETGKVLSIGVIYPHTSSAKSTEARDKFIKVLKDYDVEMVAIGNGTASRETEQFVSDILKELDREIFYLIVNEAGASVYSASDLAREEFPNYQVEERSAVSIARRLQDPLAELVKIDPKSVGVGQYQHDVSQKKLSESLTFVVETAVNQVGVNVNTASSSLLQYVSGLSKTVANNIIKKREEEGKFTSRAQLKKIPRLGAKTYEQAIGFLRVIDGKEPLDRTGIHPESYGEVKQLLDSLGFKTSDLGTSALKDALGQINIDQTADQLGIGKLTLKDIIDALVRPERDPRDELPAPLLKKDVLKLEDLKPGMELQGTVRNVVDFGAFVDIGVKQDGLVHISKLSNRFVKHPLDIVSVGDVVTVWVDSVDQKKGRVALTMLKPDQAK, encoded by the coding sequence TTGACTCAAACAATGGATAAGCAAGACCAATATGTAAAAATCATTGCCAAAGAGCAATCGTTAGCAGCGAAACAGGTGCAAAGTGTGATTTCATTGATCGCTGAAGGGAACACGGTCCCGTTCATCGCCCGATATCGGAAAGAAATGACTGGCGCCCTTGATGAAGTGCAAATTCGCGACATCGTTGAAAGATGGCAATACATACAGAACTTGGAACAGCGTAAAGAAGAAGTCATCAGGCTGATCGAGGAACAGGGAAAGCTGACAGACGAACTTAAAGCGAACATAGAAAAATCGATCAAGCTTCAGGAAGTAGAAGACCTTTACCGTCCGTACAAGCAAAAAAGAAGGACGAAAGCAACCGCCGCCAAAGAGAAAGGCCTTGAGCCTCTTGCTCAATGGATGCTGGAATTCCCTGTTAGCGGCAGTCTTGAAGGTAAGGCCGGGGAGTTTTTATCAGAAGAAAAAGGCGTTGAATCCGTTGAGGACGCGATTGCAGGCGCGAAGGATATCATTGCCGAAATCATTTCCGACGATGCAGAAAGCCGTAAATGGATTAGAAGCGAAACCTTTAAGACAGGCTCTATTGAATCTGCCGTAAAAAACGAAGAGCAAGATGAGAAAAATGTTTATGAGATGTACTACGAATACTCCGAACCGGTCAGTAAAGTAGTCCCTCACAGGATTCTTGCGCTCAACCGAGGTGAGAAAGAAGACCTTTTAAGGGTGTCAATCAAGCCGAAAACAGAGATGATCATGAGTTATCTGCAGCGTAAGTGGATTTCCAAAAATCATTCTGTAACAACAACTTCGGTAACAGAAGCGATTGAGGATGCCTACAAACGCTTGATCCAGCCATCAATTGAACGTGAAATCAGGAATGAGCTCACGGAAAAAGCAGAAGAGCAGGCGATCCATATCTTTTCCGAAAACCTGCGCAAACTGCTCCTTCAGCCTCCTTTAAAAGGAAAGGTCGTTCTTGGAGTAGACCCTGCGTTCCGGACAGGCTGCAAATTGGCTGCTGTCGATGAGACCGGAAAAGTTTTATCGATCGGTGTAATCTATCCGCATACATCGAGTGCTAAAAGTACCGAAGCACGGGACAAATTCATTAAAGTCCTGAAAGATTACGATGTAGAAATGGTGGCCATCGGCAACGGTACAGCTTCAAGGGAGACGGAGCAATTCGTATCAGATATTCTAAAGGAACTGGATCGAGAAATTTTCTATCTAATCGTCAATGAAGCAGGCGCAAGTGTCTACTCCGCATCTGACCTTGCCCGTGAAGAGTTCCCGAACTATCAAGTAGAGGAAAGAAGTGCCGTTTCGATCGCACGCAGATTGCAAGATCCCCTGGCAGAACTCGTGAAAATCGATCCTAAATCTGTTGGTGTCGGTCAATACCAGCATGATGTAAGCCAGAAGAAACTATCCGAATCCCTGACATTCGTTGTAGAAACGGCAGTTAACCAGGTGGGTGTTAACGTAAACACAGCCTCATCATCATTGTTGCAATATGTATCAGGACTATCAAAGACGGTTGCCAATAACATCATCAAGAAGCGAGAAGAGGAAGGGAAGTTCACGAGCCGGGCACAGCTTAAAAAAATCCCGCGCCTTGGAGCCAAGACCTATGAACAGGCAATTGGATTCCTTCGTGTCATTGACGGAAAAGAACCGCTTGACCGCACTGGCATCCACCCGGAAAGCTATGGCGAGGTAAAGCAGCTGCTTGACAGTCTCGGATTTAAAACGTCTGATCTAGGGACATCCGCACTGAAGGATGCTTTAGGGCAAATCAATATCGATCAGACAGCTGACCAGCTTGGAATCGGTAAACTGACGCTTAAGGACATCATTGACGCTCTCGTCCGTCCAGAAAGAGACCCGCGTGATGAACTTCCAGCTCCGCTTCTAAAGAAAGATGTTCTAAAGCTGGAGGATCTAAAACCAGGGATGGAGCTTCAGGGGACTGTAAGAAATGTAGTGGATTTCGGAGCTTTTGTGGATATCGGCGTTAAACAGGATGGCCTTGTCCATATCTCCAAACTAAGCAACCGCTTTGTAAAACACCCATTGGATATTGTCTCGGTAGGCGATGTAGTAACAGTATGGGTAGACAGTGTAGACCAGAAAAAAGGCCGTGTCGCTTTGACAATGCTGAAGCCCGATCAAGCAAAATAA
- the cmpA gene encoding cortex morphogenetic protein CmpA yields MPVWFQNQMKRAFYEKNRYQIKLLNQCWFFYRKKQE; encoded by the coding sequence ATGCCAGTCTGGTTCCAGAATCAAATGAAACGAGCCTTCTATGAAAAAAATCGTTATCAAATCAAACTCTTAAATCAATGTTGGTTTTTTTATAGAAAGAAACAGGAGTAG
- a CDS encoding SprT family protein has translation MTDQELQNLVSKISDDYFQKPFRHKAFFNSRLRTTGGRYMLNSHNIEINKKYFEQLGEEELIGIIKHELCHYHLHLEGKGYKHRDNDFRKLLKQVDAPRFCSTLPEEKKRKSKSQKFLIYQCSKCKLDYRRKRSINTSKYVCGKCRGKLVKVKEIVVD, from the coding sequence ATGACAGACCAAGAATTGCAGAATCTTGTTAGTAAAATCTCAGATGACTATTTCCAAAAGCCTTTCAGGCATAAAGCCTTCTTCAATTCCCGACTTCGAACCACCGGCGGCAGGTACATGCTGAATAGCCACAATATCGAAATTAACAAAAAGTATTTCGAACAGCTTGGAGAAGAGGAGCTTATCGGTATTATCAAGCATGAGCTTTGCCATTACCATCTTCACCTGGAAGGGAAAGGCTATAAGCATCGAGACAATGATTTTAGGAAATTGCTCAAACAAGTAGATGCACCCAGATTTTGTTCCACTCTGCCTGAGGAAAAGAAACGAAAATCAAAGAGCCAAAAGTTCCTGATTTATCAATGCAGCAAATGTAAGTTGGACTATCGCAGGAAAAGATCCATTAACACTTCAAAATATGTTTGCGGAAAATGCAGGGGAAAGCTGGTCAAGGTCAAAGAAATAGTTGTAGATTAA
- the tsaE gene encoding tRNA (adenosine(37)-N6)-threonylcarbamoyltransferase complex ATPase subunit type 1 TsaE — MATYQFISTQPEETKDFAKRLAALLKEGDVIALEGDLGAGKTTFTKGLAEGLGITRNVNSPTFTIIKEYQGRLPLYHMDVYRVEDAFEDLGFEEYFEGNGVTVVEWAHLIEAQLPQELLLLQLYLDDNGARRIVAEPKGERYQELCKEIF; from the coding sequence ATGGCGACTTATCAATTCATTTCCACGCAGCCCGAAGAGACAAAGGATTTTGCGAAGAGGCTGGCTGCTCTTTTGAAAGAGGGTGACGTGATTGCCCTTGAAGGTGATTTAGGTGCGGGAAAGACGACTTTTACCAAAGGGCTTGCTGAAGGGCTTGGTATTACCAGGAATGTGAATAGCCCTACTTTTACGATCATTAAGGAATATCAGGGACGGCTTCCTTTATATCATATGGATGTGTATCGCGTGGAAGATGCGTTTGAAGATCTTGGTTTTGAAGAATACTTTGAAGGTAATGGTGTAACAGTTGTGGAATGGGCACATTTAATTGAAGCACAGCTGCCGCAGGAACTATTGCTGCTTCAGTTGTACCTTGATGATAATGGTGCAAGAAGAATTGTCGCCGAGCCAAAGGGCGAGCGGTATCAAGAATTGTGTAAGGAGATTTTTTAA
- the tsaB gene encoding tRNA (adenosine(37)-N6)-threonylcarbamoyltransferase complex dimerization subunit type 1 TsaB has protein sequence MKVLSIDTSNYVLGIGLLDGETVLGEYISNIKKNHSVRVMPAIQTLMEECNVKPGDLSKIVVAEGPGSYTGVRIGVTIAKTMAWTLKIPLSGVSSLQVAAASAGRYFDGYVSPFFDARRGQIYTGLYKFENQRLEIVKEDQLEMSAEWVKALNDMDSRVLFTSNDFGLHEELIKQELGDKAVFAEITELNPRPAELALLGRDKEAVDLHTFVPNYIRLAEAEANWLKAQETKK, from the coding sequence ATGAAGGTATTATCGATAGATACGTCCAATTATGTTTTGGGTATTGGTCTGCTGGATGGCGAAACGGTTTTGGGCGAGTATATCTCCAACATTAAAAAAAATCACTCCGTTCGGGTGATGCCGGCGATCCAGACACTGATGGAGGAGTGCAATGTCAAACCGGGTGATTTATCGAAGATTGTTGTGGCTGAAGGACCTGGATCGTACACGGGTGTCCGAATCGGTGTGACGATTGCCAAGACGATGGCCTGGACACTGAAGATTCCATTATCAGGTGTCTCAAGCCTTCAGGTGGCTGCAGCATCAGCAGGACGTTATTTTGACGGCTATGTGTCTCCTTTTTTTGATGCGAGGAGAGGCCAGATTTATACCGGTTTATATAAATTCGAAAATCAAAGGTTGGAAATTGTGAAAGAAGACCAGCTTGAGATGTCAGCTGAATGGGTAAAGGCTTTGAATGATATGGATAGCAGGGTTTTGTTTACGAGCAATGATTTTGGTCTGCATGAGGAGCTCATTAAGCAGGAGCTTGGGGATAAGGCTGTTTTTGCAGAGATCACCGAGTTGAACCCAAGGCCTGCAGAACTTGCTTTGTTAGGAAGGGATAAAGAGGCTGTTGACCTTCATACCTTCGTCCCTAACTATATCCGCCTGGCTGAAGCAGAGGCAAATTGGCTGAAAGCGCAAGAGACTAAAAAATAA
- the rimI gene encoding ribosomal protein S18-alanine N-acetyltransferase, which yields MNKTITFRNMTVDDLDDVMEVEVNSFTVPWSREAFFNELTKNQFAQYLVVEVDQKVVGYCGVWIIVDEAHITNIALLPEYRGMKLGEALMAKVMELAREMGALRMTLEVRVSNNRAQNLYRKFGFEEGAIRKQYYTDNMEDALVMWVNL from the coding sequence ATGAATAAAACGATAACGTTCCGGAATATGACGGTTGATGATCTAGATGATGTGATGGAGGTTGAGGTCAATTCGTTTACTGTTCCATGGAGCAGGGAAGCTTTTTTCAATGAGTTGACGAAGAATCAGTTTGCTCAGTATCTAGTGGTGGAAGTGGATCAGAAGGTTGTGGGGTACTGTGGTGTGTGGATCATTGTGGATGAGGCACATATCACGAACATCGCTTTGCTGCCGGAATACAGGGGAATGAAGCTGGGCGAGGCACTGATGGCAAAGGTAATGGAGCTTGCACGCGAAATGGGAGCATTGAGGATGACGCTCGAAGTGAGGGTAAGCAATAATAGGGCCCAAAATCTCTATCGAAAGTTTGGATTCGAAGAAGGAGCCATCAGGAAGCAATATTATACAGACAATATGGAAGATGCTTTAGTAATGTGGGTGAATTTATAA
- the tsaD gene encoding tRNA (adenosine(37)-N6)-threonylcarbamoyltransferase complex transferase subunit TsaD — MKKDQLIMGIETSCDETAVAIVKNGQEILANVVASQIESHKRFGGVVPEIASRHHVEQITLVLEEALAQANVDVKDLDAIAVTEGPGLVGALLIGVNAAKALAFANGIPLVGVHHIAGHIYANRLVAEMKFPLLSLVVSGGHTELIYMKEHGHFEVIGETRDDAAGEAYDKVARTLNLPYPGGPHIDRLAHEGQATIDLPRAWLEEGSYDFSFSGLKSAVINVVHNAQQRGEEIAPEELAASFQESVIDVLVTKTQKAVKEYGVKQVLLAGGVAANKGLREKLSTEFAGSDVEIVIPPLSLCTDNAAMIAAAGSVMYDKGQRAALTLNGNPGLEITIHN; from the coding sequence ATGAAAAAAGACCAATTAATCATGGGAATAGAGACGAGCTGTGATGAGACTGCAGTCGCAATCGTTAAAAATGGACAGGAAATCCTCGCGAATGTCGTGGCCTCTCAGATCGAGAGCCATAAGCGGTTCGGCGGAGTGGTACCTGAGATCGCATCTAGGCACCATGTGGAACAGATTACGCTTGTGTTGGAGGAAGCGCTAGCTCAGGCTAATGTGGATGTTAAGGATTTGGATGCGATAGCCGTGACTGAAGGTCCTGGCCTCGTTGGTGCTTTATTGATTGGTGTCAACGCTGCGAAAGCCTTAGCGTTTGCAAATGGAATCCCTCTTGTTGGAGTCCATCATATCGCAGGTCATATATATGCTAACAGACTTGTTGCCGAGATGAAGTTTCCGCTGCTTTCGCTCGTTGTGTCTGGAGGACATACGGAACTTATTTATATGAAGGAGCATGGCCATTTCGAAGTGATTGGCGAGACAAGGGATGACGCCGCAGGCGAGGCTTATGATAAGGTAGCGCGTACTCTCAATCTTCCGTATCCTGGTGGTCCGCATATCGACAGGCTGGCTCATGAAGGACAAGCAACCATTGACCTGCCGAGGGCATGGCTGGAGGAAGGGTCTTATGATTTTAGCTTTAGCGGGCTGAAGTCGGCTGTGATCAATGTTGTGCATAACGCACAGCAGCGGGGAGAAGAAATTGCTCCTGAAGAGCTTGCGGCAAGCTTCCAGGAGAGTGTCATTGATGTACTCGTCACGAAGACCCAAAAGGCTGTAAAGGAATATGGTGTGAAACAAGTTTTGCTTGCCGGAGGAGTTGCAGCCAATAAAGGCCTGAGAGAAAAATTATCCACAGAATTTGCAGGTTCAGATGTGGAAATTGTCATTCCTCCGCTGTCTTTATGCACTGACAACGCAGCGATGATTGCCGCTGCAGGTAGTGTCATGTATGATAAAGGGCAAAGAGCAGCACTGACATTGAACGGAAACCCTGGTCTGGAGATAACTATCCACAACTAA